Genomic DNA from Triticum dicoccoides isolate Atlit2015 ecotype Zavitan chromosome 4B, WEW_v2.0, whole genome shotgun sequence:
accttgggcatcaattggaggttcaccatcatcttgagactgatcttgcccttggtcttgttcccgaggttgagggcctaaactttgttcttcggaagcgtgtgggtcttgagtagatgaaggctccacttgagtggagcattgtctttctccttcggccacaaggggttcctcaatgggtagaatatgaccaatacccattcttcttatggcttggggaggaatttcatcacctacatcacaagtaccactttgctccacttgggagccgttattttcgtcaaactccatgttacacatctcctcaatgagtctggtggacttgttgagaacacggtaagcatgagagtttgtagcataaccaacaaatatgccctcataagctctagcctcaaatttagacaaacgaacacctttcttgagaatgaaacacttacacccgaacacccggaagtacttgagattgggcttattcccggtgagtatctcataaggagtcttgttcaagcctttgcggagatagagccgattggatgcatgacatgcagtgttgatggcttcggcccaaaagttgtatggagacttgaactccgccatcatggtccttgccgcatccatcaacgtccggttcttcctgtccgcaacaccattttgttgagggttatatggtgcagaatattgatgcttgatcccctcatcactaagaaactcatccaaggtgtaggtcttgaactcggtgccgttgtcacttcttattgtcaagatctttgcattgtgttgatgttgagcttcatttgcaaagtcgatgatggtttgttgagtctcactcttcctcttgaagaagtatacccaagtgtatcttgaataatcatccacaatcaccaagcaatactttctacccccaagactatcaaaggatggaggcccaaagaggtccatgtgcaggagctccaagggtctcttcaagtagatgatagtcgtgggagggtgagccatctcatgaagctttccttcgatacaagcactgcaagcacgatctttggcaaaactaacattctttagtccacggacatggccccccttgagaagaatttgcaaagatctcatattgacgtgggctaaacggcgatgccaaagccatcccacatcaactttagccattaggcatgtcgcggtcttagtgggttgctccaaaaagttaatcacatagagaccgttctcgacatgcccaacaaaggctactttaagagtcttgctccacaagagggccacgatatcaatatcaaagaaggtggcaaagcccatgagtgcaagttgacgaacgaaaagtaaattgaacgcaagggactcaacaagcatgactttctcgatcgttagatcgtgagaaatgacaaccttgccaagacccaataccttggaatgtgaggcatcaccccactctacctttgtgggcatagatgggatcttttgcacatccaccaccaagtccttgctcccggtcatatgatttgttgctccactatcgagcaaccatgatccccgccggaagcaaacacctacaagagatcaatgcttggttttaggtacccattgagtaatgggtactttgatgttagtaacaagggtcttaggaacccaaatagaccattcaatgtactcataaaaagaaccaacaaatttagcataaacatgcccatcactagcacggcacaacacataagaggagttaaagtcgtcggctttgttgggagagatggctttgcgctctttggcatcaccactcttcacattgttcttcttctccttaggagcaccctctccctccttcacaaaggtttgcttgagcgggggaggtcgtttggtcttgttatccttctccttgtccttcttcttgttcttggacttgggtgagaacccaactccctccttgcccacaacttccttttgattgctcaaagggtcatttaggttcttctctccttgtatgcatgacacaagacctttctcgagttgttccttcaacttggcattctcctccacaagatgcacatgctcacaacacgggttagtagcatttgcattatcaattaagaccatgtgaggaaatgtggccttttccttggttagcttcacttggagttgagcatgagactccttgaggtttgcatgagcacctttcaagaccttatgggccttgtcaagtacatcaaactcctccttgagtctagcatgatcaaccccaagattAGCCTTTTCggaagttagaacacgagacacaacaagagcatgatcaagatctttctttaatttggcatggtcatcgttgtgtgactcctcaagagccaaacgatgcccacgctcttcctcaagagcattagagagatccgatatatcatcggcatagtcacgactatgaccttccatcttagagatggtttcttcgtgagcctcgatcatgtcattggcttcaccaagttgttccaagagagcaacgaagtgcttcttggatttgcccttgagcttactcatgaaggaatcaaattcatttacctcctcattagGCCCCTTACAATCATCAAAGCCATCCGTTGAAgaaggattaggaataatggtggttttgatgttgggggttaccttgttggtggccttagccatgaggcacttggcggttatgttctcgttaggtgaatcgaagagagacacccgaggagttgtgccaatggcaacggatgccatggccattgcttcactatcttcatcatcatcatcatcatcctcacggtattcttcttgaaccaccaacccgcgagtaggagtcttcttggtgaagttgttcttgttggggaaggacttggccttgtcttttcggataaatttgccaccattgtcttcccgcttctcgtaaggacaatccgcaacgaaatggctcacattgccacagttgaaacaagttctaactcgttgcttgcccttgaggccacttgaaatgttcttgttgaagttgggtcttgtattcttcttgctccaaaattgtcttgaggcaagagccatgtcctcatgataatcatatttcgtgtcttcggggttgctctcctcatcttcttcttcttcctcttcttccacactgaccttgtccttcaaggcaaggttgggcttcttttccctttgagacggagcaccgcattgtcggcggtcttgtccaagatgctcattgcaacgaactcatccaacacttcacttgaggtcatggagtggaagtacggtctttgacgaatgatggaggacatggccttgttgtagggcatcatggccttgaggaacttgcgcttgatccaattgtcatccgtgtccttgctcccatgatctcagagtgCGACCGTGAGTTTGGTCACTCGTCGAAAGAGCtcccgaggttcttcatcttctttcattgcaaactcatcggattcatcttgcaccacttcatagttggagcgttgaatgctagcacttcctcgatagagagacacaacacatttccatgcgtctttagccatggcatgaggatgaagatgagggagatcttcaggaaggattgcatcttggatgatgaagagagcactctcattgaattgattatccatggcttctcgaggggtgaagttgcttgggtcatgtggatagaaaccttcttctataattctctaaagattagtattcacatgttttaaatgacgcttaaaacgataaacccaagcattaaaatcctcatttttcacaatcttaggaggaggaccggcatgatttaaatgagtagtgggaatcggtccaccataagtaggaggttccacatgggcaaagatgccggagccatttctaccactagtagaaggaccttttcactattagcttcccccttgtcggaggtggcatccgtcaccttgttagtgggatcactcaCTTTCGTCGGCGAggtggatagtttaagtccttctaggaattcagaaaacatgcttttaacctcggccatcatggaggttttcaatgtgcctaaagccacattgaattcctcacgtgagaccgaggttcccccatcggccgtagacgagataggattcacaccggagtgctcctccgcaccatcgttggtgtcaaccatactcttcggacggcaaagtccttaataaagagacgaggctctgataccaattgaaaggatcgatatggttgactagagggggggtgaataggcaactaacaatttttaagcttttctttaacaatttaaaccttgcaacaaaataggttgtctagatatgtaactacgtggacaacctatatgatgcaatgacaactagaacacaagcaagcaatagatacaacacaagtaagcttgcaaaagtaaaggcacgaaataaccaagagtggagccggtgaagacgaggatgtgttaccgaagttccttccttttaaagggaagtacgtctccgttagagcgctgtggaggcacaatgctccccaagaagccactagggccaccgtaatctcctcgcgccctcacacaatgcgagatgtcgtgattccactattggtacccttgaaggcggcgaccgaacctttacaaacaagattggggtaatctccacaacacttggaggctcccaacaacaccacgaagcttcaccacaatggagtatggcttcgaggtgacctcaaccgtctagggtgctcaaacacccaagagtaacaagatccgctagggattagtggggggaatcaaatttctcttggtggaagtgtagatcggggccttctcaaccaatcccgagaaaatcaacaagtttgattggctagggagagagatcaggtgaaaatggagcttggagcaacaatggagcttttgggggaagaggtaggtcaactttggggaagaagacacctttatatagttggggaaacaatccaaccgttacccccccccaAACAGCcatgcacagagcggtactactgcttgggcagggcggtactaccgctgataagcggtactaccgctcccttctagcggtactaccgtgctgacGAGGAATgcagggtcctggccccagagcggtactaccgcggaagtataggaggtactaccgcttggagcggtactaccgccccctactgccgctactagtaccataaaacccgacatgaaaaacaacagtcgagaatcgaggcggtagtagcctggaaccactgcggtactacggccgaagttcGCAAGCAGTACTACTGCTCGtggagcgatactaccgcttgatgagcttcggcggtactagcgctgaggaccgcggtactaccgctgggacaggacaGGCAGGCACAGATTAGGAAagatagctccaatgaagcggaaagaagcatcgggtgtgataaggatgtgtacgtgttgattccaccctagccttcccaaagcggatcccctcttgatagtacggtgactcctacgaaactagaccaccagcaaagaaacgaaggagctacaccgtcttgaataaaacaccgaggggaagtaatcgtctcgtgccaaggatgaatctctgaaagaactcaacgcacacgattagttcgcaaaagcattgtcatcaatcaccaaaacatcttggggataaatatgcccttacagtgaTCATAATGATAACTTACAGGTTCATTGGAAAGTTTGACAACTGGACAGATAGCTCGAGAGTGTGATTTTCTCCTCCAACGAtgtagagatattcttagggccctcttggtGTGATGCATTGATCATCATCTAGCCAGACACACGTGACTGCATCACGGGTCTGTCATAGAcaaagagaaagaagaacaaaaccgatgACGAGGATTTTTATGAGTCCTAATTATGTGATTATTTTGCTAATATTTTTGTGCCTACTCGGTAGGCTTCATGGAATTTTATCGCGTTTCCGCACTTCTTTTTGTCATTTTCCTCAGATAAAGCTTTTTAAACCAAATATTATTATACAGAAGAAATCTCATAAAATGGTAGTGGAATTACGCAATTAAAGTGATAATCACCTACCATAAGAGAAAGAAGTAAAATGGGCAAAGAAGCAGTCGCCACGGAGATCCAGAGCAAAAGACGATGTTCCATACGACCGCACCCGCCCGTATGTGCGGTCGTATGGAGTGCAATCACCGCCGCCAGCTCAACTATATTCGCCTTGTGAAGACGGATCATGGATCAAACGCCTTAGAGACACCAGAAACTCATCCAAAAGCAGGAACCCTAGCCGCCGAAGTGATCCAGAGGGAGGAACCAGCAAGAGTAGGTTGTCGCCTCCACCATACTCATCAATAAGGCTTCAACACCATCCCACTATCATCATCCACCTTCCCCCCTATTGTAATATCAAGAACCCTAGAGGAATAACTTGTGTATTACATGTGCGATTCATTCATGATTTCCATCTTTGGTGGTGTGATGTTCGTGCcttcatgtgtgagtagttcttttagTTCTTGGGGACATGGAGGAACCCTAGTGTGCGGTAGATCGACTGATATTAGGATCTGATATCCTCTTTGCATGTTTATGTTAATAATCTTCTTGACGTTTGGTGAAGTCAACCATCCAACGTATGCCAATTTCAGACAGAAGGTTATTACTGTTGGCGAACCATGTAATTGGCGAGGTGGGTGAATGATAGACCCCATTTCCCTTCGTAGCATATCGTTCCAACAGGGGGTAAAACAGAAACCACGTTGGCTATGTTCATGGGGACATCTTTCCCCTTAATTACCATTAGATAACCATAGTGGGGAAGAACGGTGGTGGCGTATGTGATACGGAGCTGCCGCGTGCATGCACGTATCTAAACCGGCTCTGCCCACAAAGAGAAACATGTAAAAGTGGCTTAGGAATCTGAAGTAGCATTGTGTTTAGGCACCGCTATAGAAGCACACTAGTGGGGATTCCGTACTCCCTGGGAACGCTTTAATCCTATCTTTCTCCAACTCTTTAAATCACTATTCTAGTAATTCACTTTTACTTATTTACCTTTGCACCTTCAACATTATGTTTCCTTCACATTACCACTGCTTTGGAGAACTAACAACTTGCAAACACTCTATTCACATCATTGGAGAGACGAAAAGATTGATTCATGTGCTCCCTGTGGGAGCATTATTTGTCAAGCACGGAACATAAATAagctaggctcaactaagtgcaccaacaacttatgctaagcaatataaataactaagtgatagcaagatatataacatgaaacactgTGGCTATCACGAAAAAGGGCATAACTAAAGGGCCCGGGTAGGAGATAACTGAGGCACGTAGAGACaatgatgtatcccaaagttcacacccttacGAATGCGAATATCCATTTGAAGCGGTGtgaaggcacaatgctccctaaaatgccactagggccaccgtgatCTCCTCTCGCCTTTGCACAATGCAAGGTGCCATGATTCcagtaagggacccttgagggcggtcatcgaacccgtacaaatgaCTAACCTTGGGGGTGGTCACCAACCCTTACAgtttgctcggggcaatctccataGCCAAATTGGAGACCCGACGCTTGTCCGGAGCTTTATACCACAATGATTGAACCCCGCGACACCACCAGCCGTCTAGGGAGCCCAAGCAACTGAGAggcacaagctctagggtgtccaaacacctaAGAGTAATAAGCGTCTCAactttcacttccacgtatcatcgTGAAGAACTCAAACCGGTGCACCAAATGCAAtgacaagggcacacggagtgctcaAGTCCtggtctcccaaatcccaccacaaCAACAAATGTCATGGAGgaatatgagaggaagaacaaaagaGGAGAACAACAAAGAACTCCAAAATCTAGATCCACAAGGTTCCCCTCACTTACAGGAGAAAATTATTTTATGAAAATATAGATCTaggtatcctctctctctctctctctctctctctctctctctctctctctctctctctctctctctctctctctctctctcttttccctaaaaAAGAATCAAGAATCATAGGAGGAATTAAGAGTTAGCAAACTCCAAGAGGTCAACAATGGTTGGGGGGGCTTGCAAAAGGATTAGGGTTGAAGTTGGAAGAAGGGGGTATAAATACCCCCAAGAAAAAATGTCGTCGTTGCACACAGCCACCATCCCGGGCATCCGGACAAAAGGGGTCCGGGTGCCTGGACACACCTAGAGAAAAGCCTCTTAACCCTGGGCACCCAGACACAAAGGGAAGCAACACGGCACCCGGGTCGGCCGAGAGGAGGCAGCGGCCAGAGAAGTGCGTGAATCGGTAAACTCAAAGCGGTCATATTTTTTGCAAACGAATTTCGATTCCAACaaaatcaagtttgttggaaagctaacggcgAGGGCTAACACAAGCATGATAGGAATTTTAAGAACTAGCAATGGATAAAATAACCATAATATAATGGTGAGAAACCTTCCTCAAATAAGACCGGTAAAATCTCGAACAGCAAAAGCGCAATAGAAGATGCATAGGAAATCGTTTTTCGATGAACTAGAGCTTGTAACGACACAAGCTCTAAAACTTCACAAAGAGAAAAGCCAAAcaataaccaagaaagatgatgccaaGCATGCAaatgtttgagctctctacgaacgatacgaacaAGCTACAAACTCGAGAGCCgcccttgatagtacgactatcAATCCTATAATTCGGTCTACCAACtaacaccatgagaccggtaaaatagaaaacctatcaaggacaAACATTTTTCTTGCGCataatccacttgagctagatgataacAGTCTTGACCTTCTCAAGTTAGACAACCTTTCTTGATTGCGCCGACTCGATGTATACTAGTGAATTGCTCCCCCATACGTATAAGATTTTCCTCTTGATACAAGCCCATGAAAAAaaactaaccccacatagaaccacCACACAAATAGATCATGGGGTAGTTTCTAGTACCGCGCACACGGGGCACATGCCATCATCCGGGCCATGCTGCTTAAGCATTTCGGTCCTCGAAGGGATGCAATCTCATAGTAGTTGCCACACAAAATTCCAATTGACAGCCACATTATATAGGAATCTTGGTAAGCCATTCCTCTGTTCCAAACAGCAGTGTTGATTATTTTTTTTCAATAGGAATTCGATGTTCCAAACGGGGCCTAAGTTCCAAGGAAGAACTAGACATGCTATGTGGTAATCTCAAATCTCAAGTCACCAAGGTGCTCTTAGGTAGTCCCAAATCGCAAGTCACAAAAGTTCTTCGCTTGTTCAGTCCAAGCATAACGAGGCCTTGTTCATCACGTGAACAAATATTCCATTGCACACATGGCACGTAAAGTGCTACCGAATTGGAGCAATAAATCTGAAGGCTGCACTACACAGCTCTATTAATCCCATTGCTCCAATCCAATGTCGTCCCGGCCAGCCGTCGACCCCGAGTCGTCCCCGGCGGCCCAGCAGGCTCCACTGCTCGGGAATGCAGACGGCCGGACACAGACAACAACCGTCGTAGGCAAGGCCCTGAGCAGCACCGCAGACCTCGCGAAGCACCTCCCCACCGGCGCGGTGCTGGCCTTCGAATTCCTCTCGCCGACCTTCACCGCCGACGGCACCTGCACGGCCGCCAACCGCGCGCTCACGGGCTGCCTCATCGGCGCCTGTGCCCTCTcgtgcttcctcctctgcttcaccGACAGCTACCGCGACGAGACGGGCACCGTGCGCTACGGCTTCGTGACGCCCAGCGGCCGCCTGCGACTCATCGACGGCGCCAAGCAGATGCCACCGCGGGACGAGAGATACCGGCTCCGCGCGAGGGACGTGCTGCACGGGGTGCTGTCGTTCGTGGTGTTCCTGGCCGTGGCCATGGTGGACAGCAACGTCGTGGCGTGCTTCTACCCCGTGGAGTCCGCCACGACGAGGCAGCTGCTCGCCGCAGTGCCCATGTCGGCCGGAGCGGCGGGGAGCTTCCTGTTCGCCATGTTCCCGTCCACGCGCCGGGGAATCGGCTTCCCCGTCGCAGGCACGTCATGAATCAATATTGTTTTATTTCGGAAATAATTCGCACACCACCAGAGCCACCGAGAAATTTCCGCTTCAGTTGGTGTTAGTTTCTTCACATTTTCCTCTAAAATTTGTGCTTTGACCTACAACATATTACGAGGTAGTGAGAGCTATGCTTTGTGTTACCTCTTCCGGTCTtaattccatttatttatttttgaaattcACTCTAATTTTTATTTAACTTTCCCACGTAGGGATTTCGTCCGAAATAACCTGCAAAATGCAGTCAGGTGGTTCATTTAACCACACGTTACACAAATTATTCGTGACACCGTGCCTAGCTAATCGATGCGCAGCCCCGTTC
This window encodes:
- the LOC119292613 gene encoding protein DMP6-like — protein: MSSRPAVDPESSPAAQQAPLLGNADGRTQTTTVVGKALSSTADLAKHLPTGAVLAFEFLSPTFTADGTCTAANRALTGCLIGACALSCFLLCFTDSYRDETGTVRYGFVTPSGRLRLIDGAKQMPPRDERYRLRARDVLHGVLSFVVFLAVAMVDSNVVACFYPVESATTRQLLAAVPMSAGAAGSFLFAMFPSTRRGIGFPVAGTS